In the Alkaliphilus oremlandii OhILAs genome, one interval contains:
- the spoVAC gene encoding stage V sporulation protein AC, producing MSKDQSNKNKAYQNYVDTKIPKPNILKNCIWAFFSGGAICTIGQVIHNVIESIYDYSHTDVSNITTLIMVFIGALLTGIGVYDVIGKRAGAGSLIPITGFANSIVAPAMEFKKEGFIMGVAAKMFVLAGPVLVYGIGSSAIIGVLYYIFNH from the coding sequence ATGTCAAAAGATCAATCGAACAAAAATAAGGCCTATCAAAATTATGTAGATACTAAAATTCCAAAGCCTAATATTTTAAAAAATTGTATTTGGGCTTTTTTCTCTGGTGGAGCAATCTGTACCATTGGTCAGGTGATCCACAATGTTATTGAATCTATTTATGATTACTCCCATACGGATGTAAGTAATATTACAACTTTAATCATGGTTTTCATTGGAGCCCTTCTAACAGGCATTGGCGTTTATGATGTCATTGGAAAAAGGGCAGGTGCTGGTTCCCTAATACCAATTACTGGATTTGCAAACTCTATTGTTGCACCTGCAATGGAATTCAAGAAAGAGGGTTTTATCATGGGTGTAGCAGCCAAGATGTTTGTTTTGGCAGGCCCAGTACTGGTATATGGCATAGGATCTTCAGCCATAATAGGCGTACTATACTATATTTTTAATCACTAG
- a CDS encoding stage V sporulation protein AB encodes MKYITIPVIGFSNGIMVGAGIVALLSVLQIIPRLSQLTNTYQYVKLYEDIIVIASVLASYLSLAEIKINMGILVVLIGFSMGIFIGMLASALAEVLNVIPVLIRRFKLQGYTTYIIYSLIFGKVIGSLLNWLVYF; translated from the coding sequence ATGAAATATATAACGATACCTGTCATAGGTTTTTCTAATGGAATCATGGTAGGTGCAGGAATTGTGGCATTACTTTCTGTTTTGCAAATAATTCCCAGGCTTTCGCAGCTAACGAATACCTATCAATATGTTAAATTATACGAAGATATCATTGTAATCGCTTCAGTTTTGGCTTCTTACCTATCTCTTGCAGAGATTAAAATCAATATGGGCATTCTAGTCGTTCTAATTGGATTTAGCATGGGAATATTTATAGGAATGCTGGCATCTGCCTTAGCGGAGGTTCTAAATGTGATTCCAGTATTAATAAGGAGATTCAAGTTACAAGGATATACAACCTACATCATATATTCTTTAATATTTGGAAAGGTAATCGGCTCATTGTTAAACTGGTTGGTTTATTTTTAA
- a CDS encoding stage V sporulation protein AA has product MEKNNQIFLRSKGKIMVPKNSAVLLKDMVEISADKEIKTKLENMNYPVDTKNQQFHLISILVIVTFIKEEIPNYEIVVIGETEILIELNDKTKEDPYKILRVALVSFLLFIGAVTAIINFHSDVDMKESHKVIYKVMTGEESERPLLLQIPYSLGIGVGMAVFFNHIFKKKIDDEPTPLEMEMYSYQQSVDEYIKNKTHEQQ; this is encoded by the coding sequence ATGGAAAAGAATAATCAAATCTTTCTAAGGTCCAAAGGAAAAATTATGGTGCCTAAAAATAGTGCCGTATTATTAAAGGATATGGTAGAAATTTCTGCAGATAAAGAAATAAAGACTAAATTGGAAAATATGAACTATCCTGTGGATACGAAGAATCAACAGTTTCATCTGATTTCTATTTTAGTAATTGTAACGTTTATAAAAGAAGAAATACCAAACTATGAGATTGTTGTGATAGGAGAAACCGAGATTCTAATAGAACTGAATGATAAAACAAAGGAAGATCCATATAAAATTTTAAGAGTAGCACTTGTAAGCTTCTTGTTGTTTATAGGGGCCGTCACTGCTATTATTAATTTTCACTCAGATGTAGATATGAAAGAGTCCCATAAGGTGATCTATAAGGTGATGACAGGGGAGGAGTCTGAACGCCCCTTATTGCTGCAAATCCCATACTCCTTAGGGATTGGTGTTGGAATGGCAGTATTTTTTAACCATATATTTAAGAAAAAAATAGATGATGAACCTACTCCATTGGAGATGGAAATGTACTCTTATCAGCAAAGTGTTGATGAATATATAAAAAATAAGACTCATGAGCAGCAATAG